The Mammaliicoccus sciuri genome window below encodes:
- a CDS encoding VOC family protein: MEKLHQVMLYVDDQEKAVEFWKDVMNFVVKSEDELPEGFKSVEIAPSEDAETSFVLFDKAFIEKYSPEVSLETPSLMFKATNFDELYKSLKEQGLTGHDIIEMPEGRVFNFHDKQGNYFAITE, translated from the coding sequence ATTGAAAAGTTACATCAAGTCATGTTATATGTTGATGATCAAGAAAAGGCTGTTGAATTTTGGAAAGATGTAATGAACTTTGTTGTGAAGTCTGAAGACGAGTTGCCTGAAGGTTTCAAGTCTGTAGAAATTGCACCTAGTGAAGATGCTGAAACGTCTTTTGTATTATTTGATAAAGCTTTTATTGAAAAGTACAGTCCTGAAGTGAGTTTAGAAACACCTTCTTTAATGTTTAAAGCTACGAATTTTGATGAATTATATAAGTCGTTAAAAGAACAAGGATTAACTGGTCATGATATTATAGAAATGCCTGAGGGTAGAGTATTTAATTTTCATGATAAGCAAGGTAATTATTTTGCAATTACTGAGTAA
- a CDS encoding ABC transporter ATP-binding protein, with amino-acid sequence MAEMKLENIKKTYDKGNTVVHDFNLHIKDKEFIVCVGPSGCGKSTTLRMIAGLEDITSGNFLIDDRRMNDVAPKDRDIAMVFQNYALYPHMTVYDNMAFGLKLRKMNKKEIDKRVQYAAEILGLKEYLPRKPKALSGGQRQRVALGRAIVRDAKVFLMDEPLSNLDAKLRVQMRTEILKLHERLQTTTIYVTHDQTEALTMATRIVVLKDGDIMQIGTPREVYDAPENEFVAQFIGSPAMNIFDAKVNKDELVIGNQVIKLNESKARMLNHNGYDGKTIRFGIRPEDIHDEPVFINANKDLTFKTKVLVSELLGSEIMIHGLFNDEEICAKLDARTVIHPNDEIELALDLNKCHFFDKETGEKIKN; translated from the coding sequence ATGGCTGAAATGAAATTAGAGAATATAAAGAAGACTTACGACAAAGGTAATACTGTAGTACATGATTTTAACTTACATATAAAAGATAAAGAGTTTATTGTTTGCGTTGGTCCATCAGGGTGTGGAAAGTCTACAACTTTGAGAATGATCGCAGGATTAGAAGATATTACATCAGGAAATTTTTTAATTGATGATCGAAGAATGAATGATGTCGCACCGAAAGATAGAGATATCGCAATGGTCTTTCAAAATTATGCATTATACCCACATATGACAGTCTATGACAATATGGCATTTGGACTTAAACTACGAAAAATGAATAAAAAAGAAATAGATAAAAGGGTTCAATACGCAGCTGAAATTCTTGGTTTGAAGGAATACTTGCCAAGAAAACCTAAAGCTTTATCAGGTGGTCAAAGACAAAGGGTTGCATTAGGTCGAGCAATTGTAAGAGATGCGAAAGTATTCTTAATGGATGAACCTTTATCTAATTTAGACGCGAAATTAAGAGTTCAAATGAGAACAGAAATATTAAAGTTGCATGAACGATTACAAACTACAACGATTTATGTCACGCATGACCAAACAGAAGCTTTAACGATGGCAACACGTATTGTTGTCTTAAAAGATGGCGATATTATGCAAATAGGTACACCGCGTGAAGTATATGACGCACCGGAGAATGAGTTTGTTGCACAATTTATTGGATCACCAGCAATGAATATTTTTGACGCAAAAGTTAATAAAGACGAGTTAGTGATTGGCAATCAAGTGATTAAATTAAATGAAAGTAAAGCACGCATGTTAAATCATAACGGCTATGATGGCAAGACGATACGATTCGGTATTCGACCAGAAGATATTCATGATGAACCTGTATTTATCAATGCTAATAAGGATTTAACCTTTAAGACTAAAGTACTTGTTAGTGAATTATTAGGTTCTGAAATTATGATTCACGGATTATTTAATGATGAAGAAATTTGTGCCAAGTTAGATGCTAGAACAGTCATTCATCCAAATGATGAAATTGAGCTCGCATTAGATTTAAATAAATGTCACTTCTTTGATAAAGAAACTGGAGAAAAAATAAAAAATTAA
- a CDS encoding MarR family winged helix-turn-helix transcriptional regulator: MEEELKKAFNLFQESIINIHSEVAKILNNSGLDEVVSKEQYQTLKIIKDFPRCTYSFIAAKQGVFKTAISNRINKLKHLDLIAIQQGEDKREKSVLLTDKGLELVKRTEDVIYETFNRKLSSHFSDEEIITFVKQLEKANKLITGKDNVNHV, translated from the coding sequence ATGGAAGAAGAATTAAAAAAAGCTTTTAACCTATTCCAAGAATCCATCATTAATATACACAGTGAAGTTGCAAAGATTTTAAATAATTCTGGGTTAGATGAAGTTGTTTCTAAAGAACAATATCAAACTTTAAAAATTATTAAAGATTTTCCTAGATGCACATACAGTTTTATTGCTGCTAAACAAGGTGTCTTTAAGACTGCTATATCAAACAGAATTAATAAATTGAAGCATCTAGACCTCATTGCTATTCAGCAAGGCGAAGATAAGAGAGAGAAATCTGTTTTGCTAACAGATAAAGGTTTAGAACTTGTAAAGCGTACTGAAGATGTTATTTACGAAACATTTAATCGTAAACTGTCTTCTCACTTTTCAGACGAAGAGATTATAACGTTTGTTAAACAATTAGAGAAAGCTAATAAACTTATAACAGGAAAGGACAATGTTAATCATGTTTGA
- a CDS encoding ABC transporter ATP-binding protein, with product MKFKKFISYYRPYKRIFGLTLICSLLITVITLVIPLIIRYITENLIQHFSVAHVKEIYLLGAAMVLLILIQFLCHISIDYYGHVMGAKMEKDMSEELYEHIQSQPHHFFDRNSTGSLMSRLTGNLENLSELYHHGPEDILMYIIRFIGAVVILLYINVELTIVMMLFIPIMIVVYWYYIKKLSSIYEQDKATNAEIHGFLENTISGIKVTKSFTNESFESNQYKSLNKKAIEIKKKVHKYEALYNEIIGSIIQAMPVIIIVLGALLIMKKEISIGDLLAFVLYVGNIATPIEVLVKLSVQYNEGISGFNRFFKLMQLKPDITSENTHQHQIQHSNGAIQFDHVYFQYDQEDIIKNLNLTI from the coding sequence GTGAAATTTAAAAAATTCATATCATACTACAGACCTTATAAACGAATTTTCGGTTTAACTTTAATTTGTTCATTACTTATTACGGTTATAACGCTTGTAATACCATTGATTATTCGTTATATCACAGAGAATTTAATTCAACATTTCTCTGTAGCGCATGTTAAAGAAATTTACTTACTAGGTGCTGCTATGGTATTGCTCATATTGATTCAATTTTTGTGCCATATTTCTATAGATTATTATGGTCATGTTATGGGTGCAAAGATGGAGAAAGATATGAGCGAAGAGTTATATGAACATATTCAAAGCCAACCTCATCACTTTTTCGACCGAAATAGTACGGGTAGTTTGATGTCGAGATTAACGGGTAATCTTGAGAACTTATCAGAGTTATATCATCACGGTCCTGAAGATATCTTAATGTACATTATTCGTTTTATAGGTGCTGTCGTCATTCTCTTGTATATCAATGTAGAATTAACAATTGTGATGATGCTATTTATTCCTATTATGATTGTGGTTTATTGGTACTACATCAAAAAGCTCTCTTCTATCTATGAACAAGATAAAGCTACAAATGCTGAAATTCATGGATTTTTAGAAAATACGATATCAGGAATTAAAGTTACAAAATCTTTTACGAATGAATCATTTGAAAGTAATCAGTATAAATCACTTAATAAAAAAGCGATTGAAATCAAAAAGAAAGTTCATAAATATGAAGCTCTATATAATGAGATTATAGGGTCCATCATTCAAGCAATGCCTGTCATCATCATTGTGCTCGGTGCATTACTAATTATGAAAAAAGAAATTTCTATCGGGGATTTGTTAGCATTTGTACTTTATGTAGGTAATATCGCAACACCTATAGAAGTACTTGTTAAGCTGTCTGTTCAATATAATGAAGGTATTTCAGGTTTTAACCGCTTCTTTAAATTAATGCAACTTAAACCAGATATAACTTCAGAGAATACTCATCAACATCAAATACAACATTCAAACGGTGCTATTCAATTTGATCATGTTTACTTTCAATATGACCAAGAAGATATTATCAAGAATTTAAATTTAACAATCTAA
- a CDS encoding DinB family protein, translating into MIEAQFRISYSMLSDVVKDIDEKQADFQLELAKNNIKWQLGHVIVANESFVFGSSEEGNILGEKLGESFSPGTSPQDFTGVEPTFQELKGILNQQLERILNALDEQMDKSRKAPIANMDTFAETISFGILHTNYHTGQIKLMKSMLDKLDQGV; encoded by the coding sequence ATGATAGAAGCACAGTTTCGAATTTCTTATAGTATGTTATCTGATGTTGTCAAAGATATAGATGAGAAACAAGCGGATTTTCAACTGGAGTTAGCGAAAAACAATATTAAATGGCAACTCGGTCACGTAATTGTGGCGAATGAATCATTTGTCTTTGGTTCAAGTGAAGAAGGTAATATACTCGGTGAAAAGTTAGGTGAATCATTCTCACCAGGTACTTCACCACAAGATTTTACAGGTGTAGAACCAACTTTCCAAGAATTAAAAGGTATATTAAATCAACAACTAGAAAGAATATTAAATGCACTTGATGAACAAATGGACAAATCTAGAAAAGCACCAATAGCGAATATGGATACATTTGCAGAAACAATTTCATTTGGCATATTGCATACGAATTATCATACTGGTCAAATTAAGTTGATGAAATCAATGTTAGATAAATTAGATCAAGGCGTATAA
- a CDS encoding extracellular solute-binding protein: MKHIIKVCSILLVTLLLASCGPNRTQEDIDKALNDDEKTAKPKSLTMWVDGDRQMAFYKKVTEDYTKKTGIKVILKNSAQDDQVDNLSLDGPSGNGPDLFFQPHDRAGDAYLQGLAAEIEFTDEELKGYSKEALQTLNYEGKQLALPVIVESTAVVYNKKLVKTPPKTMDDVEKIAKDVTDKDKKQYGFMFDAKNFYFNYPFLFSQGGYIFKEEKDGFNTNDVAVNAPSVVKNGERLQSWYDKGYITKSANQDVIVGLFKEGKVGIFLTSPWQTNEFKEALGDDFGTATFPTDNGKEMKPFLGVRGWFISEYSEEKYWAKNLMLYLTNKDNMQKYTDEMQEITGRTDVSSKNELLKPYEEQAQNAIPMPNIPEMSQVWDPMGNAATFISNGKDPKEALDEAKNGIDEQVEIMNASKK, encoded by the coding sequence ATGAAACATATAATAAAAGTTTGCTCAATATTACTCGTGACATTATTGCTTGCAAGTTGTGGTCCTAATCGAACACAAGAAGATATTGATAAAGCATTAAATGATGATGAAAAAACGGCCAAACCTAAGTCACTTACGATGTGGGTAGATGGCGATAGACAAATGGCTTTTTATAAGAAAGTAACGGAAGATTATACAAAAAAGACAGGTATTAAAGTCATTCTTAAAAATTCAGCTCAAGATGATCAAGTAGATAACTTGTCACTTGATGGTCCTTCAGGTAATGGACCTGACTTATTCTTTCAACCGCATGACCGTGCAGGAGATGCTTATTTACAAGGATTAGCAGCAGAAATTGAATTTACAGATGAAGAATTGAAAGGTTATTCCAAAGAAGCATTACAAACTTTAAATTATGAAGGTAAACAGTTAGCATTACCCGTTATCGTAGAATCAACGGCTGTTGTCTATAATAAGAAACTCGTTAAGACACCACCGAAGACGATGGATGATGTTGAAAAAATCGCAAAAGATGTAACGGACAAAGATAAAAAGCAATATGGATTTATGTTTGATGCAAAGAACTTCTACTTTAATTATCCATTTTTATTCTCTCAAGGCGGATACATATTTAAAGAAGAAAAAGATGGATTTAATACAAATGATGTTGCAGTAAATGCTCCATCTGTCGTGAAAAATGGAGAGAGATTACAATCTTGGTATGACAAAGGTTATATTACGAAGTCAGCTAATCAAGATGTAATTGTAGGACTGTTTAAAGAAGGCAAAGTAGGTATATTTCTAACAAGTCCTTGGCAAACGAATGAGTTCAAAGAAGCACTTGGCGATGATTTTGGAACAGCAACTTTCCCAACTGATAATGGTAAAGAAATGAAACCATTCTTAGGGGTAAGAGGTTGGTTTATATCCGAATATAGTGAAGAGAAGTACTGGGCTAAAAACTTAATGCTGTATTTAACAAATAAAGATAATATGCAGAAATATACAGATGAAATGCAAGAAATTACAGGTCGTACAGACGTTTCTTCTAAAAATGAATTATTAAAGCCATATGAAGAACAAGCTCAAAATGCTATTCCAATGCCAAACATTCCAGAGATGAGTCAAGTATGGGATCCGATGGGAAATGCAGCGACATTTATATCCAACGGTAAAGACCCTAAAGAAGCGCTTGATGAAGCGAAAAACGGTATTGATGAACAAGTAGAAATTATGAATGCATCTAAAAAATAA
- a CDS encoding YhgE/Pip domain-containing protein, with protein sequence MLIMFDDIKNLWTHKFLLVSLIAIMLIPLIYSSVFVGSLWDPYGKTDSLKISVVNSDNGGKINGEKTNIGNDVVDKLKDNDKFKWEFVSQKTADKHLEHGESYAVISIPSETTKNAGSMLDKNPKKIDLNVKTNPGYSYTGSQIATKAITAVEYDLSESVREKYISESFKGMNKLTDDYKDTSKALGQMSDAESQLIDGNKQVESGLEQLAPMAGAEGQQLLQGSMKVSQGLSDLQANNDKLKANIDKAIKQSDDKYFEDKNVKAINKPVVSNEDDLTEVNNYGQSFAPYILSLSLYVGAVAFSAVYPIDKRIGDSTGFKWWLSKFAIFMMQALGSALALAVLCLYGFEIDIANPGYFTLTLILWSIAAYMIVTFLTVVLGNIGKFLAIILLILQLGSSEGTFPIELSGKFFQDLHPFSPMSYVIKALRENIFNFTSDVTYGQSMLIIGLIAIVFAALTLLVYVIRSKYPHLRRITNENDY encoded by the coding sequence ATGTTAATCATGTTTGATGATATAAAAAATTTATGGACACATAAGTTCTTACTCGTATCACTTATAGCAATTATGCTTATTCCACTTATTTATAGTTCAGTATTTGTAGGTTCTTTATGGGATCCATACGGAAAGACGGATTCATTAAAGATATCTGTAGTAAATAGCGATAACGGCGGAAAAATCAATGGTGAAAAGACAAACATCGGTAATGATGTAGTAGATAAATTAAAAGACAATGATAAATTTAAATGGGAATTTGTTTCTCAAAAAACTGCAGACAAACATTTAGAACATGGTGAATCTTATGCTGTCATTTCAATTCCATCTGAAACGACTAAAAATGCAGGATCTATGTTAGACAAAAATCCTAAAAAAATCGACTTAAATGTCAAAACGAACCCTGGTTATAGTTACACTGGTTCACAAATCGCAACTAAAGCTATTACAGCTGTTGAATATGATTTAAGTGAATCTGTTCGTGAGAAATATATTTCAGAATCATTTAAAGGTATGAATAAATTAACAGATGATTATAAAGATACTTCTAAAGCACTTGGACAAATGTCAGATGCAGAATCTCAACTCATTGACGGTAATAAACAAGTTGAATCTGGATTAGAACAACTTGCTCCAATGGCTGGCGCTGAAGGACAACAACTTTTACAAGGCAGTATGAAAGTATCTCAAGGTTTAAGTGATTTACAAGCTAACAATGATAAATTAAAAGCGAATATAGATAAAGCTATTAAACAATCAGATGATAAATACTTTGAAGATAAAAATGTTAAAGCAATCAATAAACCAGTCGTATCAAACGAAGATGATTTAACAGAAGTTAATAACTATGGTCAAAGCTTTGCGCCATATATCCTATCATTAAGTTTATATGTAGGTGCAGTTGCATTCTCAGCAGTTTACCCTATCGATAAACGAATTGGTGATTCCACAGGTTTCAAATGGTGGTTAAGTAAGTTTGCAATATTCATGATGCAAGCTTTAGGATCAGCATTAGCATTAGCGGTACTATGTTTATACGGATTTGAAATTGATATCGCCAATCCAGGATACTTTACTTTAACACTCATCTTATGGAGTATTGCAGCATACATGATTGTGACATTCCTAACAGTTGTATTAGGTAATATCGGTAAATTCTTAGCGATTATATTATTAATCTTACAATTAGGATCAAGTGAAGGTACATTCCCAATAGAATTATCAGGTAAGTTCTTCCAAGACTTACACCCATTCTCTCCAATGAGTTATGTTATTAAAGCACTAAGAGAAAATATCTTCAACTTCACAAGCGACGTAACTTATGGACAATCAATGCTTATAATCGGACTTATCGCAATCGTATTTGCCGCACTAACATTACTTGTATATGTAATACGTTCTAAATATCCACACTTAAGACGTATCACAAACGAAAACGACTATTAA
- a CDS encoding GNAT family N-acetyltransferase — MNIRRLQLNEVEKVVAVFDDYRAHFGQQSDIKATYEFIYRNVSCEDAVIFIAEANEQVIGFVQLYKMLSSMKMSNLLIINDLFLTADARGQRIGEQLMNQAFTYGKENGYETIYLETEKSNIAGNRLYQKLGMQIDDEHNYYHKHL, encoded by the coding sequence TTGAATATTCGAAGATTACAACTCAATGAGGTAGAGAAAGTTGTTGCTGTATTTGATGACTATCGTGCTCATTTTGGACAACAATCAGATATAAAGGCGACGTATGAATTTATATATAGAAATGTTTCTTGTGAAGATGCGGTTATATTTATAGCTGAAGCGAATGAGCAAGTGATAGGATTTGTACAGCTATACAAGATGTTGTCATCAATGAAAATGTCAAACCTACTTATTATTAATGATTTATTTTTAACAGCAGATGCGAGAGGTCAACGAATCGGTGAGCAATTAATGAACCAAGCATTTACTTATGGGAAAGAAAATGGATATGAGACAATATATTTAGAAACCGAAAAATCAAATATAGCTGGTAATCGTTTATATCAAAAATTAGGCATGCAAATCGATGATGAACATAACTATTATCATAAACATTTATAA
- a CDS encoding zinc-binding alcohol dehydrogenase family protein: MKAIVFSNSFDLKVSNEFEERDIPVPEAKGRNLLVNVKAASINPIDTKSRNTSDGEFKILGYDAVGVVEAIGEEVELFHVGDEVYYSGTNTKQGSNAEYQLVDERLVGIKPEHLSYVESAALPLTALTSFEALLEGLNISSNPEDNKDKKLLIINGAGGVGSVATQIAKHLGLTVITTASRKETRRWSEKMGADIVLNHKHHLPDELRAHKINQVDYIFNTHSSDAYFNVMAEMIKPRGKIVALVNFIDKVDLNLLKDKSVTFSFEFMFTRPKYETDDMIAHHEYLRKLTYLLDRGTIKTTVNKTLKGLSVETITEAHRLIEEGKSIGKIVIEY; encoded by the coding sequence ATGAAAGCAATTGTGTTTAGTAACAGTTTTGATTTGAAAGTATCAAATGAATTTGAAGAAAGAGATATACCAGTTCCAGAAGCTAAAGGAAGAAATCTTTTAGTGAATGTGAAAGCAGCGAGTATAAATCCTATAGATACGAAATCAAGAAATACATCTGATGGAGAATTTAAAATATTAGGGTATGATGCAGTAGGTGTTGTAGAAGCGATTGGAGAAGAAGTAGAATTGTTCCACGTAGGTGATGAAGTATATTATTCTGGCACAAATACGAAACAAGGGTCGAATGCAGAATATCAATTAGTTGATGAACGACTTGTGGGCATTAAACCAGAACACTTATCTTACGTAGAATCAGCAGCTTTACCTTTAACAGCACTAACATCATTTGAAGCATTATTAGAAGGACTAAATATTTCTTCTAATCCTGAAGATAATAAAGATAAGAAGTTACTGATTATTAATGGTGCAGGCGGTGTAGGTTCTGTCGCAACTCAAATTGCGAAACATTTAGGGCTAACAGTAATCACGACAGCATCACGTAAAGAAACGAGAAGATGGTCAGAGAAAATGGGTGCTGACATCGTGCTCAATCATAAACACCACTTACCAGATGAATTAAGAGCACATAAAATTAATCAAGTAGATTATATCTTTAATACACATAGTAGTGATGCATACTTTAATGTAATGGCAGAAATGATTAAGCCAAGAGGAAAAATCGTAGCACTTGTTAATTTTATTGATAAAGTAGATTTAAATTTATTAAAAGATAAAAGCGTGACATTCTCATTTGAATTTATGTTCACTAGACCAAAATATGAAACAGACGACATGATCGCACATCATGAATATTTGAGAAAGTTAACATATTTATTAGATAGAGGTACGATTAAAACGACAGTAAATAAGACACTAAAAGGATTAAGCGTAGAAACAATTACAGAAGCACATCGTTTAATAGAAGAAGGAAAAAGTATTGGTAAAATAGTTATAGAATATTAA
- a CDS encoding DUF1272 domain-containing protein: protein MALEMKPNCEKCGYEFHKKSNAFICVQETTYCRECAENLYYVCPKCNGELVVRPKAKADTKTVMGDC from the coding sequence ATGGCTTTAGAGATGAAACCAAATTGCGAAAAATGCGGATATGAATTTCATAAGAAAAGTAATGCTTTTATATGTGTTCAAGAAACAACATACTGCAGAGAATGCGCGGAAAATTTATATTATGTTTGTCCAAAATGTAATGGGGAACTTGTCGTTCGTCCAAAAGCAAAAGCTGATACTAAAACTGTAATGGGAGACTGTTAA